GTATCACGATTAGCTAAGTCAATATTTTCCATCcactactaaaggacatagacaATTTTGACACATAAAGGGTGAGAGATCAAACTAATACATTTCAAAATACTAGGGACTAATTTGACACATATGGTAGATGTTAAGACCAAAATGAtaatttcttctaaattatttttaacatcTTAGCAATCTCGCTAGAAGCCCATTCTAGACAggataatttttcattttcaaaactgCTCCCATCGGTAGTAATGATAACGAAATTAACAAGAAGTGTATTAAGTGATTAAATAAGATCAATTTTGTTATGTGTAGCATGCTAAAAGTGACCCATTTAAGTTAATATTTGGATAACAAATGtaaaattaatctttttttctgAATTTATTTCAAGAGAAGTGTTGGGATcatattttacaaataaataaataaaaagaaagtgagaaaagaTGAGTCAACTTTCTAATGAAGACATGGGCTTTGGCATTTAAACAAATCATACTTTGGTTTACACATTTGAAAACCGATGGCCTAAAAAAAAGGCCACCGGATCATTGTCAAAATAAGTGAAGACATCGGCTTGGTGGATTTCATTTTAAACATGGAACTGAAACTGATTTGTCAGGAAACTTACTAGTCCAACCATTAAAGTCAAGCAATAGAACAATggcttgagagttgagactatctgccttttttttttttttttttttttgaacaactAGGTTGGGTTTCATATGTATCATTGTATGTAAGACACGTGCTTTTCATTATAAAGAATAATGATATATGTTGTGGTGGGCCTTTCTGTGCTTTCAGACTGGACTACTTCCTACCACGTTATGGCCCAATAGTTCTAGGGTAAGAGAGTTAAGACTAACTTGATTGAAACTCACTTCAAGCTAGCTTGTGCGCAAGCTAGAGCCCCTATTTCTATGATCATGATCACGTGCCCATGGTAGAAGATGCTGTCACTAGCAGGATGgtataatataatacaataaGAAGAATATATTTGTTGCTAAGAAAAACAATGATTAATCCACTTTCTCagtacgaaaaaaaaaaaaaaaaaaaaaaaaaaaaaaaaaaaaaaggtctgtttggataaaacttattttgctgaaactgaaaacttattgttgaaaacactgtagcaattaaGTGGAAAAAAAGCAGATGAAAAAAACCAAATGCGGTACTGTAGCggaactgaaaacactgtagcatataaataccaaaattaaacCCTTTTTCCCTTTCCTTCATTCACTCTTCTTCGTACCCTAGCTAACGCCTCAGAGAGTTCCACGCCCACCAGAGAAGAACTGCATCGGTCCGACGCCGGCGAAGAGCTCAAGTAAGAAATCCGATTACTAAAGAAGAGAACCCCAGTCCGACGCCGGCGTGtactcttccttcaaaacagggATATCGCATCAGAACAGCAATGACACGACTCACAGCCATAGCCCACCTGACCCATTCCTTCTTCCCCACAAAGCTCTTGAAACTTGTGAGGTAATGAATTACACAATCCCATTAGCTgagttattattttttgggtatgtgTTTATAATTTACACAATCTCAGGTGTCAAGAAATAAATAGCACCTAAAAGTTTGttagctgattttttttttttttttcgtaacaTCCAGAGGAAATTTTTGGGTCAGATTGGCCTAATCTGGGTCAGatgacactttttttatttatttatttatttttattgctgtCCTTCGGATTGGGATCCATGGATTCCTTGAGTGcctacttttattattttatttccaagAAGCAGCCCTATGTAGAAAATTTTACTCTCATACAAATTTGGCAGTTGCAATTCAGTCATGCTTTTAACAATTTTGCAACTGTCAACTGGCatgacaagtttttttttttttactacaaaaaattagcattcttccttttccttttgattGCGAATGGCATCATAACTGAGCTGAATTGTCAGTTGGGGGTTTGCATGTGTTATTGTCTTACCAGCAAAATTATGAACTTGTTTGATATCAGTAGTTGATAATGAAATCTGTATATTCTTTTCTAAATCTTGAACATGGACCTTCAAGTTGTGACACAAATAGTTATGGTTGCTAATGAAAGCTCTGTTTTAATTTCTGATGGTATATGTTTGGATGCAAGGGATTTATGGTTGAAAGTTTAAACCTTTTGCTGTTGATGTATAATTATACCAAGCACagggtttgggttttgggtcatcactgtttttattttttattttttttaattctattttaattatttgctgtaaatttgttggttttggttttgctcTTGAAAGCTGGGTTCATGAGACTACCCCTGTGAAAATGGAAATTATGGGATCTATATCTGTTGTATGAATATGATTTGAAGGAAGTCAAGGGATTAGTCTGTAGCTTGATTATATTGCTCAGATGGcatggttgttgttgttgttgttgttgttgttgttgttaatgtttCCTGATGGTGAGTTATTATCAGTCAGAATGATAATTGCACTTACCTTTATAGTTCTAGAAGTATTCTGTTTGGTTCTAGTTATTATCCATAGGTAGGTGTTTTGGTAGAAACATCTTTGCTGAAATGATTACTTTCCTGCTATTGTGTCAAGGAATTGTTTATGCTGCAAGCAAAAATGCTATATTGGATGTGGAGGGTAGTAAGGCGAtgaaattactaaaataattcCACATTATAAGCATAATATATTACTTTGTAATTCTTTTACGACAATGATACCATTTCATGACTATTTCGGTAGAATTTGGTCAATCTAAAGGATTTATCCTTAAAATTCCTTTCAGATGATTAGTAGGTAGAAAGCATTTGTATGTCCTTTACAATGGCCTACTAGGATTGAATAGATGAAGATCCACCCGTGATTAgcatgaaaattttttaattccatTTCTTGTTTTAGTCCCTTTATTAACTCTCTCTCACATCTTCAAAACTCTAGGCTCACTGACTCCATATAGCATGTTCAATCTAGTAAATCATTCTTTCTATTTTCCTAAACAACCATGTACTATGACAAACACTATGTTTGTgtcttttaattattattacgaagtttttccttttcctataTCAAACAACAAGATCCGAACCCATGGCATCTGCTTCATGAGGGTTGTAAAGAATCAAAAAAACAAGATACTTGTGGTTTAATAGATATTCAAATTCAGCAACACTGAATAACATGACATGTACCAATAATTCACTGTCCCtaattttaacccaacaataaGTGATGCTTGGAAAAGGCCCATATATCGTGTATTTGGAATAACAGACCTACAGAGGCTTTTCAGTGTCATCTATTCAATGGTGTAGAAACAAAAACATTGGCATTACTTTAGATTAATAACTATATACAAAGATTGAATTCAACCTGCATAGCTCTCTCCTGTAATATAAAAGTCCATTCCTTTGAACTGAGGAAAGCGCTCAAGGCACTTCAATAAAAATGCTAGAGAGTCCTCGGCTGCAAACcagaaaatgatgaatttaaggTACAAAAGCTAGCAACAATAATAAACTGTTCAAAGCAGAagcacaaaattaaataatCCAAGCAATACCAGTTCTTTTATCTCCATTATTCAGCACATCGGAGGAAGTGTTCGAATAAGAAAAACCAACTCCAACAAGAGAATCaagaaatatttatatataaactaatgTAACCCTGAATTGTGGTTCTATGACTTATATTGTCAATATGATTATTAGGGAGTTAAGATTACTTGGGGCATGTAGGAATTGGCATCCAAAGGTGGGATCCTCACATAGGGATACAACTTAACTCTATTGGTTCCTTATTTGTGATGTTAGCTTTAAAGGAGGAAAAAATATGCCTATCCTCTTTGGTCCATAAAATTTTCTAAGGTTATATAAAGATGCCTTTTGCGCATTGGCCTcaactttattttttccttattattattttaattaaagatGCATGTTATATTTGTTgaggaaaaatatttctatttACGTAAATAATTAATGGATTTGGATTATGTTTTCATGATATCAACAAAGATATAAAGGGCTTGAGCTGCACCTCTGACTTGTGGAAATATCATACCATGGTCTGTGGATTTTGTTTACTCTTGTTGTTTGTGTCCTTTGTAATGATTGTCAGTTTGGCGTTGACTGCATTGTTATACAAGATTCTATAAATGCCTTGCATGGTCTCTTTAGAATTATGAAATTTCAGGACCTCAATTGATGAAGCATCTTTTGCCTTTTACGTAGAAGTCTCATCACCTATTGAGAGTTTATTGTCTATGCTGTAGAACACGTGCTTGGTATCCCTCAACCAGTTGTTCTGTTATTCTCCTTTATTGCTTGGGGATTATCTGGCTTTTCTGAAAATTGTATCTACAAAAAGGTGTTTCAAAGTTGTAGTAGTACTTATGACATCTTGCTTTTCATGCGGAATCGGGAATGTTGCCTTTTCTGTTTAGTGAGTTCTTTGCTTGTGTAATTGGGGCTTTCTGGTTGTAACCAGCCTATACAATGTGGCCTCTTAACTTACAAGCTTTAGGAACGAAAAGCTAAAGATTGAATTGCACACTCCCCAGCCTGCCTGCCATCTTTCTCTCTGTGGGTGTGTGATAAGTGTTATAGTTTTtgcttcaaaagaaagaaaatttattcTTAAATGCTAACCATACAATTCACTAATAACTGCCACCTCAAGTCCCTTGGTTTATGTTCATAAAGTTTAATCTGTAGCAGGATTAATTGCCAGGCCTGAATTGTATAATGCATTTACTCAAGAGTTGATTTCTGTAAAATTCATGTCTTTACACATTTTGTGTTGCAGTATGAGCAGATGGTGCTGATGGACTTGATTAAGAAGGGTCATCCAGAGCCAGATAAAAAGATTGGGGGAGGGGTTAGTGCTTTTCAGGTGCGGTACCATCCTATGTGGAAAAGTAGGTGCTTCTTCCTCATAAGGGATGATGAGTCTTTGGATGATTTTAGCTTCAGGAAGTGTGTAGATCATATACTTCCCTTGCCAGAAGAGATGAAGTTAAAATCTGATGTCAACAAGGCCTTAGGTGGTGGTAAAGGTCATGGTCAAAGAGGTGGTGGTCATGGTGGAAGAGGTGGTGGGCGTGGCCGTGGAAGAGGGGGTAGGTCGAGGAACTGAGGTATCATGTTTAATTTACCAGAGCTCGATTTTGCTTTTATGACGGGGAGAgttgtttttaattaaagatgTTTTTAGAAGAAACATCAAGACTAGGTTACTTCAGTTTTATCCTCCTAATGCtgttgtatttttctttattctactcgatatttatattttaagtgGTGGTTTCTTAAAGTTTTAAAGTTTTGAGATTGCAAGATGCCTATCTTTAACAACTGTAAATACTCTTGGGATGTGACTAAATATCCCatgaaatgagttttttttttactcttgtaTAATTTCGGTTATATTGGGGAAATTATTCACTTGGTGTATTATACCTCCTCTTACGTGAAGGTTACATGAAGGTGGACCATACATGTTTATCCTGTGCAGAGGAGAGTGTAATCCACTGGGTgtacataatttttgttatattgaTGCAAATCATGCAAGCAGATAATTGAAGAAACTTAATTCCTGCAAACCACCCATAACAGGTAAATCTTAATGACTACAATCTTTGTTGGGAGGgatattactattttatttttgctaaaataggATGATACTACTTGGCTAAAAAAAACCTTTGCTATGTGACATTTTagtatacattaaaaaaaaaaaaaaatttgtggaaaCACTAGGGGATGCCAACAAGTTGATCTACAAAGCTCTTGGtgacattttaatattttatacatcAATGTTGCATTGTGGACCATGATAAAACTGAATTATCATAGAATTGGTTGTAGTAAATGATGAACCTCTAAAATTTATCGAATTTTTCCATgtcttatatttgttttttatttattattttttaaattacatcTTTGTGTAAGGAGAGGGGGATTTGAACTTTGGACATTTTCGCTAGAAACATCAGAAAATGTTGTCTCAAGGCCATAAGCTTGTATCATATCTTTCTGTTTGAAGGTAAATAATTAAGGGATTGATATGTAACACCATTGAATTGGTTCATTCTACGGACTATGAAAAAAGTTTATAGAAGTTCATAATGTCATGGGAAACGAATTGTTCATTTTGGTCCTATGACACTAATTTTGGTAATAGCTCTTGCTTCTTTAATGTTATTAGAAAGGGGATTTCATTTAGAGCTAAATTGAAACATACATGGTATTAGCATCCAACATATAAGAGATATGCTACTATTACCAAAAAGAGTAATGTTTCGGACGAGATGGAATGGAACTAATAACACTGGTTTATTCAGCTTACTTAgtttatatacaactttttgagtgtttaatttttttaagatgcaattgtattttttagatGTGACATACTCCAATGTGATGGTGAGTTGTGAATGCCTGAGTGATCAGAAGGTAAAATTCCTCACCATCAAAAGAGTTGTTACTTGCGTTAGATTTTATGTTCTTTCAGCAGTATATTACTGCCGAATCTGAAGGGCTAAGAACCCTGGTAGTCATCTGAGTATGTGATGCTGCATATGGTAAGATGATCATATATATAGACCAAGAACTGCTGCAATCACCACTGATTACATTAGTACAAAagaataaagtggttgtttacTCAGTTTCACCTTCATGGTCTGATCACTCTATATAATTGTATgagatttaattatttaaaggGGCTATACACTGGTGACTGAGATCATGGGAAGATTGAATCtatgaaatttataatttccAGGGGCTTCTTGTGGATGGCAAATAGCTTAGTAGATTGATTTTTCAGAAAGAATTATAGTCTGTACTTTCAGGCATTGCATCCTTAAATAGTTTTCATGACTTTATCACTAACCTACTCTTGATGCACCCCCTGATGCAGCACGTGATGCACCCTGATGTAGCACCTGATGCACTCTGATGCAGCACCTGATGCAGCGACTAATACAGCCCTGATGCACCCCCTGATGCAGCAGCTGATGCACCCTGATGCAGCACCTGATGCACTCTGATGCAGCACCTGATGCAACGACTAATGCAGCCCTGATGCACCCCCTGAGTTTGAGTCTGAATTGCAAAATAGATATCCTACAACCATGTTCAAATCATGTTAATACCATGCCTTGAAAAGGAAGTTTAGAAATCAATGTTCAATGTTACTGCCAATATGGGCTATGTGAACAATAGGGGCACAAAAACAGTAGGGGCTGTGTGAACAATACCAATGACTACTAACCAACACTCTCATATACACTCACAGCTTCTCTTACTGTGTATATACACTCATTAGGGTGTCAAGGTTGACTAATAAATGACCGCAATCAGTCAAACAACCAGCCCTGGAGTTCAATTTGTACAACCTAATATGTAATACTatgctatatatatttttaatataaattatgaCTAAAAGGTTTGTACTGTGACTAGAGGAGTTAATAAGTAAGAAAACACTTTGTTAGCATAGAGGAGTTAATAAAAATGTGACTATTATATTTATGTGAGAGCACAGTCAATATTGCACAAGGCTGGAAACAATATTTCAGCCCTGTTTGATTGTGCAACCAACCATAACATTGTTTTTCCAGCCCTGTTTGACTGTGCAACCAGCCATAACATAATTTTTCCAGCCATTGCACAGTCAAACAGGGCTGGTTGCATGGTCAAACAATGTTATAAGGAGAAATATTGCACAGTTCAACAACCAGCCCTGTTTAATACAAATGGCTGCAATCAGTCAAACAACCAGCCGTGGATAAATATATTGACAGAACCAGAAAAACAACCACAAGACATAGAACTTGCTtcaaggatatatatatatatatatatatatatatatgccatgACTTCTTCTTGCCAAACATGAACGACCATCATCAAAGTTTACCACAAATAACAGTgcataaccataaaaaataaaaaataaaaagatagcTAAAAGAGGCATTGggaaaacatatataaatatgcCGAGAAGTTGACATAGGAATGATGAGCATTGTCTTACATACACAGCCATGGTAAGCTTTAGTttctaccaataaaaaaaaaaaaaaaaaaaaaaaaaacaatagtgCAACAAGTACAACACTAAAAATACGATTACTACACCAAGCCCATATTCCTATCGAGacaattttctttccttcagTCAATATGAAATTCTGGGTGCCTTTGGTACTCTTTTTCTAGCCACTTCAGTTGGACATCCTTGTTATCACCAAGGGCAGGAAACA
This genomic stretch from Quercus robur chromosome 4, dhQueRobu3.1, whole genome shotgun sequence harbors:
- the LOC126720232 gene encoding protein EMBRYO DEFECTIVE 514-like, which translates into the protein MVLMDLIKKGHPEPDKKIGGGVSAFQVRYHPMWKSRCFFLIRDDESLDDFSFRKCVDHILPLPEEMKLKSDVNKALGGGKGHGQRGGGHGGRGGGRGRGRGAPDAATNTALMHPLMQQLMHPDAAPDAL